The DNA segment TACAACCTTGTCATGGGGACAAAAAAAAATTGAACCTCATATTAAGTCTTTATTTAAAGAAGTCGTATTCACTTTGGCCGACGATAGTTTAAAAGGTCGTTACACAGGCACATTAGAGGAAAAAAAATCATTAAACTACATAGAATTTAAAATGAAAAGTTTGTCGAATAAAATTAAATTCGAGCGACAAACTTTTTATGTTAAATTAAAAGACACTACTCTAATTTCAAACAATGGTTTTGTCTTTGTGAATAATCATTCAAGCAAAACTATCTTAATAAGCTCTCATTATGAACATATTGGTTTAGGAGGTGTATTATCTACTAAATTCATATCCAATCAAATTCATAATGGAGCCGATGATAATGCTTCAGGAGTTGCCATGACTATTGGCTTAGCAAGTGAATTAATTAAAGTTAAGAACTCAAATTTAAATTATTTGTTTGTATTTTATTCAGGTCATGAAATAGGATTATACGGATCAGATGCTTTTGGTGATTTTATAGATAAGAACTCCGATTATTTCAAAAACATATCATGTGTTATAAATTTTGATATGATTGGACGATTAGATTCCGATTTAAAAAATTTAAAATGTATGAAATCAAAATCAGCAGATATAATTTTAAATAATGTACAAATTGAAGATTTTGATTTGAAATTAAATCTGGGTAAGGAAGAAGAATTAAAAAAATTAGACACAAAATATTTTTACAACCAAGGAGTTCCTTGTCTTAATTTTACAACAGGCATCCATTTAGACTACCATACTCCAACTGATGACGCAATTTATATTAATTTTGATGGGATGATCCAAATTAAAGAATATCTCTTAAAAATTATTGATGGTTATAATTATGGTTTGCTAAAAAACCCAAAGGAGTAATATTATTTTCTTTTCACAATTAGTTCTACTTTTAGACTTTAATTAACGTAGCAATCCCTGAAAAAACAATACCCAAGTAATCAACAAAGCTAATAATTATAAAAACTTCCAAAAGACACGGCGTCACAAACTGGAAACTGTGGTACAAAAATTTCAAGGCCAGTGTGAACCATTCCGAAAGGGAAATCCTGAAACTGATTTCTTGACCTATTTCACACAGCAAGGGGTTAAAAAAAACATTCCAATTTATTTAAAATTAGTCGTTGGGCGCAATTGCCATACACCAATCGAATACAAACAGGTATCTTTGCAGTAACAAAAACCCAAAAAAATGAATTGGATACTATTAATTATTGCCGGATTATTTGAAGTAGCTTTTGCTTCTTGTTTGGGCAAAGCCAAAGAAACCAGCGGAAACGAGATGTACTGGTGGTATGCCGGTTTTTTGATTTCATTGATTATCAGCATGGTTTTATTGGTCAAAGCTACCCAGACTTTGCCCATAGGAACGGCTTATGCCGTTTGGACAGGAATTGGAGCCGTCGGAACCGTATTGATGGGGATTTTTGTATTCAAGGAACCAGCCACCTTCTGGCGAATTTTCTTTATCACCACGCTAATCGGCTCCATTATAGGACTAAAATCGGTTTCGCATTAATCATTGACAAACACACAAACATTCCGGTTTTGCATACTAAAACATGACAATAGTCAGTATTTGGTTTCATTTGAAATCGTATATTAGGACTTTTTTATATAAAGATATTTATGATTGCAAATTTGAGTGAAAAGAAATCCTATCCTTGGATAGTTGTGGGTTTATTGTGGTTCGTGGCCTTGTTGAATTATCTGGATCGCCAGATGCTTTCAACCATGAAACCCTCGATGATGATTGACATTCCAGAATTGGCCAAAGCCGAAAACTTCGGAATGCTGATGGCTATTTTTCTTTGGATTTATGCCTTGATGAGTCCAATTTCCGGAATCATTGCCGACAGGATGAACCGAAAAAACATGATTGTTTGCAGTCTTTTTGTTTGGTCGGGCGTCACGATGGCCATGGGCTATGCCACCACTTTTAACCAAATTTATGTCTTGCGCGCCATTATGGGAGTTAGCGAGGCGTTCTATATTCCAGCAGCTTTATCGCTAATCGCCGACTATCACCAAGGGAACACCCGTTCTTTCGCCATTGGCATTCACACTACCGGAATCTATTTGGGTCAAGCCTTGGGTGGATTTGGCGCCACTGTTTCCCAACAATTTTCTTGGCATTTTACCTTCCACACCGTTGGTTTAATTGGCGTGGTTTACAGTATCATTTTGATTTTTTTCATCAAAGAAAAGAAAGCATACACTTATGACACTTCCCAAAAATTATCAGTAGGAACAGAATTCAGGCAAATGTTCAAGGGATTGGGAATGCTGTTCGGGAATATCTCGTTTTGGGTTTTGCTCTTTTATTTCTCGGCTCCGAGTTTGCCGGGATGGGCGGCCAAAAACTGGTTGCCAACATTATTTTCAGAAACACTGGACATGAACATGGCGCTTGCCGGCCCTATCGCCACGGTAACCATCGCGATGTCCTCTTTTGTCGGGGTCTTGATTGGCGGTGTCGTTTCCGACAAATGGGTAATGAAGCACCTTAAAGGAAGAATCTACACCAGCGTAATTGGTTTGTCACTCACGATTCCTGCCCTATTTTTATTAGGTAATGGCAGCAGTATTGAAGCCATTATCGCTGGAGGAATGTTATTTGGTCTTGGTTTTGGAATTTTCGACACCAACAATATGCCTATTCTTTGCCAATTCGTGTCGCCACGTTATCGTGCTACCGGCTATGGCATCATGAACTTCGTGGGAATTTCTGCCGGAGCCGTCATCACGGAATATTTGGGAAAAGCCGCCGACAATGGCGGAATGGGACGTGTATTTATATTATTGATTATTGTGGTAGTAATTGCCATCGCTTTACAATTGACAACCCTGCATCCGAAAACGGCAAACATGACGGAAGAAGCTGTTTCTGCCGAATAAAGAAATCCATTTAGAACACGGTAAAAAAGGATTTAAAGTCTTTTTTAATCAATCATAAAATAAAAAAGTGAGCTCGATATGGCAATCTAGCTCACTTTTTTTATGAAGACAACTTGGTTTTCTACAAAACCTTGGCCACTTTTATTTCGATATCCTTGATATTGGCAATAACTTTTGTCATTTCTTTTTCGTCGAAAGTGGTAAAAGGCGGAGCAATGTTTCCGTTGACAATTCCCAAAGCGGACAGTGCCCCTTTCAATCCTTTTAAATAGCTGGAACCATAAGAACCCACAGTGTAAATTCGGGTGCTGATTTCCATTACCAAGTCTTGCAACTCCTCAATTCGGGCAAAATCTTTGGCCAATGCCGCATTGTATAAAGCCACGTATAATTTTGGAAAAAGATTGGCGCCACCGTTGACACCACCATTTCCGCCCATCAAAACAGTTTCGGCAGTAATTTCTTCAGGCCCTACCAAAAGACTGAAATTGGTTTTCAACAAATAACAAAGTGATTGAAAATAAACTGCATTGGCCGAACTGTCTTTCAACCCAATAATATTGGAATGTTCTGACAAACGAACCACCGTTTTTACGTCGATGTTAATTTTGGTATGTGAAGGCATGTTGTACAAGAAAAGCGGCAAACTCACTTGATCTGCCAAACTCCAGTAATACTTGTATAATTCTTCTTGTCCCAAACCATAATAATAAGGCGGTGCAGCCACGACAGCCGCAGCTCCCGCTTTTTGGGCTATTAATGCCAAATGAACACTTTCTTCTATGGATGTATCCGTGATTCCAACAAATACCGGCACTCTTCCGTTGACTGCTTTACAGCTTTCAACAATAAGTTGTTCTCTTGTTTTGTAGCTTAAACTTGTTGATTCTCCAGTAGTTCCCAGAATAAATATTCCGTGAACACCACCCGAAACCAAATGCTCTACCAAATGCTTTACCCCTTCGAGATCCAGGGAAAGATTATCTGACAATAAAGGAGTTACCATTGGAGGAATAATTCCACTAAAAGCTGGTTTAATTGTTTGCGTTGCCATTATGCTAAAATTTATTTAATATATTTTAATTTATTTTTATAGTTTTCTATTTTGTTTCAAGCGTTGCCTTTAAGAGAACATTTTTGACTCCTTGATCTTTATTTTCAATCTGGTCTATCAAAATACGAACGGCTTCCTGCCCCATTTTTTTTATGGGCTGGCTCATGAAAGGAATGTGGACATCCAAAAACTGAAAAATCAAATTTTCGTCAAAAGCAAGCACGTCAATTTCTTCCTGGATTTTCTTTCCAAAATTTTTAATTTGTTTCAAACCTTCGGTGGCAATGGTATTGGTTGCAAAATAAATAGCAGTTACTTTGTCTTCGAAAATCAACTTTCGCACGGCTTCTTTTATTTCGCTTTGCATCGATTGATGATTGACCTTTGTCAAGAATTGTGCTTTGTCAACAATTCCGGTTTGCTTCATGGCTTCAAGATAACCATTACACCTATCCTGATAATGCAAAAGTGTGGATTCATACACTATTGCACCAATTCTTTTGTGTCCTTTGTCCAACAAATGATTTGTGGCTTCAAATGAGGCTTTAAAGTTGTCCACCATCACCGTATTTACAACTATGTCGGAAAAATAACGGTCAATCAACACCAAGGGAACATTGGATTCTTTTATGCCTAAAACCGTTTCTCGGGATTCTTCGGGAGAGGCCACAATAAATCCATCTACTTGTCGAGTACTAAGAAAATCCAACACCTTTATGAATTTATCATTATTTTCGTCGGAAGAACCAAATATCACGGTATAATTACGGGCATAAGCCTCATCTTCTATCGTTCTGGCCAAACTCGAGAAAAAGGGATTGGAAATATCGGCAACAATGAGACCAATGGTATGGGAAATGTTGGTTTTCAAACTTCTAGCATTCAAATTCGGAAAATAATTAAGCTCTTTCGCTGCTTTTCTAATTTTATCCGCCGTTTCTTTACCTACCCTATTTTCTTTATCTTTGTTATTTAGAACGTAAGAAACAAGACTAGTCGAAACTCCTACCTTGTTTGCAATATCCTTTAATGAAGTTTTACGAGTCATCTTTGCTTTAACGTTTAAGCAAAAGTAATAAATAATTTGACACCGCCTAATATTTAAGTGTTTCATTTACATTTAAAAGCAACTAATTAGAGTTTAAATTATGCATTTACTTTTTATTCAACCGAAAAAAACTTAATGGATTTTTTTTAGCCCTTAAAAAATGAAATTGAAAATACAACTTCTAATTTCATTTTTCAAGTTTTACAGTTCGGTCATTAAAAAAGAATAATTAAATGGATATTATGGCGTCAGCAGTTTTTAATAGCCTACCTTACCAAAAAAAATGGAGATTGAACAAAAGGTTCGGCAGGTGGAAGAATTATTCAACCATCTTGACAAGGAGATTACTGCTTTCAAATCCGAAACGAGTTTACATTGCCTCACCGGCTGCGGCAAATGTTGTTCCAAACCAGACATTGATGCCTCGCCCTTGGAATTCTTGCCTTGGGCTTTCCATTTATTTTTGAATGGCCTAGCCGAAGAGACCTTGTTGGAATTAAACAATTCGACCCTTTCGACTTGTCACATCTACCGACCGCTAGCCCTTTTGGAAGAATTCAACGGAAGCTGCAGCAACTATCGCTATCGCGGATTAATTTGCCGCCTTTTTGGTTATGCAGCCAACAGGGACAAATATGGCGAACTACGATTGGCCACCTGCAAAATCATAAAAGACGACCAGCTCAAAAACTACCACACTACCGAAGAAGCCATCAGTAAAGGGCTTTACGTGCCTATTTTTACCGATTATTACATGCAGTTGGCACAAATTGACTACAAAATGGGCGTTACCTTGCTCACCATAAACGAAGCCTTGAAAATGGCCATCGAAGAAGTCCTGCATTATTACGCCTACAGACCTTTTCCGGGTGGATTGGAGAATATTGCTTAAAAAAAATCTTCAACTTTATTTAAAAAAAACTCCCAATTGGATATTACCAGTTGCGTAAAACCATGCTTACCAAGCAAATAACCCCTCGTTACTATTTAAATAAAAAAACAAGAAAAATATTATTTTGTCAAAATGTGGAAAACCGTAAAACAACCAATTCCAAAAGATATAAATTCGGAGAATTAATTGTAAAACCAAAAAAAAAAAAACCAATGAGAAAATCATTAATTCACAAAGTCTCCACAACCCTTTTGACACTTATTATTGTCACATTACTTTCAACTTCTTGCTCTTCAGACGATGAAAAAGACCCAATAGTTGTATTTACAAGTTTAAGTGCCAATAAAACAGATGCTTTTATTGAAGAAACAATTGTCCTGAACCTCGAAGGAACCGGCTTTTCGGATGTCAATGTAGCTTCTAATAACACATCGGTTAAAATCATCAAAGTAACGCCTACAATTTATGAAATATCATCTACTGTAGCCACAAGCACAAATATCTATATTTCCTTAAGCAACAATACTTACAAAGAAAACAAAAGTATAAGTTTGAATTTTTGCGAGCACGGAGTCAAAAATTACAAAACCGTTGAAGGCATAACCGTTGATACTGATAAATCTTCTAAAGTCATCACGCTTTTGGGAGAACCTGACACAAAAACAACTTCAACCGATGGACTTTCTGAATACTGGAAATACGCTTCAAAAGGACTGTGCTTTATAATTACAAAAAGCTCTTTAATGGTCAATCAAATCGAGATGTTTAGCTCTTACTATTATCATACAAACAGCGCCAATACACAAGTATTATACACGAACTATCCCCATGAAATTGGAAATGGTTGGAAAATTAACAATACTACCACAATGGATACCATCATTACTTTATTAGGGATACCAACAACAAAAAGTAGCTCTAGTACCAATAGAATGTATCAATATTCATCTCAAAGAATTGTTTTCCGCTTTTTCAGTAATTCCGAAGACGACTATACTGGGAAAAAGATTATTTATTTTTCTGTTTATTAATTTGAAAATTTTAGTTTAGACAACTATTTTCTTGTCCCTAGAAACGGTTCACGTCAGAAACGGTTCTAGGAACAAACTTTATAAAATGACTTATCTCAATTGATTCTTATATAGTATGGAGCAGTAATACTGTCCAAACTAAAAGCACAACACACCGCTTATTTCTATGAGGGAGTGAATCACGGTTTCCACAACAACACGACTTCAAGATACGACGAAAAATCCGCAACTTCATATTGGACACGAACAATTGATTTTTTTAAGGAAAAACTGAAGAAAAAGTAATTTTAGAATTTTGATGTTGCAAAAAAATCTCAAACAGGAGACTTTTTTATGGCAAATTGGAATCATTTTAAAGAAAATACTTTATGAATTAAACCAGAAAATTTATTTAAATTTGAAAGATTCAAAAAACCTTAAATCCCTAATGAAAAAATCAATTACACTATACTGTTTAATGCTAATCGCAAATTTCACATTAGCACAAAATACTGATATTAAAATAATTGATTCTTTAAAATATGAATTAAGAAAAGCTAAAGTAGATACAGCCAAGATAAATATACTAAATGAGTTGTCCAGCAAAAATTTTTATTCCAATCCAATGGAAGGAATGCGATATGGTGAAATTGCATTAAATCTGGCAACTAAAATAAAATGGAAAAAAGGGATGGCTATTGCAAATGACCACATAGGCGTTTGCCATTGGGTTACCGCAAATTTTCCAAAATCGATAGCGTATTTCCAAAATTCATTGTCCAACTATCAAGACTTAAAAGATCAAGTTGGCATTGCTGGTGCATACAACCACCTCGGATCACTTCATTTGGAAATAAAAAAATACAAGCAGGCTGTTTTTTACTTCATTGAAGCCTACAAAATAGATCGATTAACCTCGAATAAAAATCAGACGGCTAATGATCTTACTGGAATTGGCGATGCTTTTTTCAAAACAAATAATTATTCCAAAGCAATTGAATACTATCTAAAAGCTAAAGACCTCTATTTTACGGTCTATAATTTCTATGGCGTTGGTGAATCCTACATTAATATTGGGAAAGCCTATTCAAATAAAAAGGAATACTCGGACGCTTTAGTTAATTTCAACAAAGCTCTTGATAATTTAAACAAAATAGAAGGTACAAAATATGATATTGGAAATGCTTATCTTGAAATGGGGAAAGCCTATTACAATTTGGCCATGGAAGACAAAAGTGCAAAAGCAAAAAACCTGAACCATTCCCTAAAATACTCGAACAAGGCAATTAATACTTTTAATGAAATTAAAACATTCGACAAAATAAACGAATGCAACTTCGAATTATATAAAGCTTACAAAGAAACTGGCAACTATAAATTGGCGTTGGAATATCACGAGAAATACCTCAAAATTAAAGAAACGGTTTTAACCTATGAAAACAACGTCAAATTAGGTGAACTTAAAACCAAACGTGAATTCGAATTAAAAGACAAAAAAATTGAAATACAAAATCTTAAAATAAAAAGCGAGTCCAGAAAAATATATTTATTAATTTCTATCATAATTACTATTTTAATTCTTTTCTCTGTCTTTTTATGGTTGTATTTATCTAAAAGAAGCCGAAATAAATTATTGTTGGAAAAAAATATGGAGATTTCCAATGCCAACAAGCAGAAAGACCGATTTTTTTCGATTATTGCCCATGATCTAAGAGGGCCTTTTATTGGATTTCTAGGTTTAACAGAATTACTGGCCTCAGAA comes from the Flavobacterium limnophilum genome and includes:
- a CDS encoding M28 family peptidase, with translation METKKLLQQMIPKKAERVTDELRLIWQNNYKTFHIFKGSLQKDPFLFFQMNLSRIFLVLFTTLSWGQKKIEPHIKSLFKEVVFTLADDSLKGRYTGTLEEKKSLNYIEFKMKSLSNKIKFERQTFYVKLKDTTLISNNGFVFVNNHSSKTILISSHYEHIGLGGVLSTKFISNQIHNGADDNASGVAMTIGLASELIKVKNSNLNYLFVFYSGHEIGLYGSDAFGDFIDKNSDYFKNISCVINFDMIGRLDSDLKNLKCMKSKSADIILNNVQIEDFDLKLNLGKEEELKKLDTKYFYNQGVPCLNFTTGIHLDYHTPTDDAIYINFDGMIQIKEYLLKIIDGYNYGLLKNPKE
- a CDS encoding DMT family transporter; translation: MNWILLIIAGLFEVAFASCLGKAKETSGNEMYWWYAGFLISLIISMVLLVKATQTLPIGTAYAVWTGIGAVGTVLMGIFVFKEPATFWRIFFITTLIGSIIGLKSVSH
- a CDS encoding MFS transporter, with the translated sequence MIANLSEKKSYPWIVVGLLWFVALLNYLDRQMLSTMKPSMMIDIPELAKAENFGMLMAIFLWIYALMSPISGIIADRMNRKNMIVCSLFVWSGVTMAMGYATTFNQIYVLRAIMGVSEAFYIPAALSLIADYHQGNTRSFAIGIHTTGIYLGQALGGFGATVSQQFSWHFTFHTVGLIGVVYSIILIFFIKEKKAYTYDTSQKLSVGTEFRQMFKGLGMLFGNISFWVLLFYFSAPSLPGWAAKNWLPTLFSETLDMNMALAGPIATVTIAMSSFVGVLIGGVVSDKWVMKHLKGRIYTSVIGLSLTIPALFLLGNGSSIEAIIAGGMLFGLGFGIFDTNNMPILCQFVSPRYRATGYGIMNFVGISAGAVITEYLGKAADNGGMGRVFILLIIVVVIAIALQLTTLHPKTANMTEEAVSAE
- a CDS encoding dihydrodipicolinate synthase family protein; this translates as MATQTIKPAFSGIIPPMVTPLLSDNLSLDLEGVKHLVEHLVSGGVHGIFILGTTGESTSLSYKTREQLIVESCKAVNGRVPVFVGITDTSIEESVHLALIAQKAGAAAVVAAPPYYYGLGQEELYKYYWSLADQVSLPLFLYNMPSHTKINIDVKTVVRLSEHSNIIGLKDSSANAVYFQSLCYLLKTNFSLLVGPEEITAETVLMGGNGGVNGGANLFPKLYVALYNAALAKDFARIEELQDLVMEISTRIYTVGSYGSSYLKGLKGALSALGIVNGNIAPPFTTFDEKEMTKVIANIKDIEIKVAKVL
- a CDS encoding LacI family DNA-binding transcriptional regulator; this translates as MTRKTSLKDIANKVGVSTSLVSYVLNNKDKENRVGKETADKIRKAAKELNYFPNLNARSLKTNISHTIGLIVADISNPFFSSLARTIEDEAYARNYTVIFGSSDENNDKFIKVLDFLSTRQVDGFIVASPEESRETVLGIKESNVPLVLIDRYFSDIVVNTVMVDNFKASFEATNHLLDKGHKRIGAIVYESTLLHYQDRCNGYLEAMKQTGIVDKAQFLTKVNHQSMQSEIKEAVRKLIFEDKVTAIYFATNTIATEGLKQIKNFGKKIQEEIDVLAFDENLIFQFLDVHIPFMSQPIKKMGQEAVRILIDQIENKDQGVKNVLLKATLETK
- a CDS encoding YkgJ family cysteine cluster protein; protein product: MEIEQKVRQVEELFNHLDKEITAFKSETSLHCLTGCGKCCSKPDIDASPLEFLPWAFHLFLNGLAEETLLELNNSTLSTCHIYRPLALLEEFNGSCSNYRYRGLICRLFGYAANRDKYGELRLATCKIIKDDQLKNYHTTEEAISKGLYVPIFTDYYMQLAQIDYKMGVTLLTINEALKMAIEEVLHYYAYRPFPGGLENIA
- a CDS encoding tetratricopeptide repeat-containing sensor histidine kinase — translated: MKKSITLYCLMLIANFTLAQNTDIKIIDSLKYELRKAKVDTAKINILNELSSKNFYSNPMEGMRYGEIALNLATKIKWKKGMAIANDHIGVCHWVTANFPKSIAYFQNSLSNYQDLKDQVGIAGAYNHLGSLHLEIKKYKQAVFYFIEAYKIDRLTSNKNQTANDLTGIGDAFFKTNNYSKAIEYYLKAKDLYFTVYNFYGVGESYINIGKAYSNKKEYSDALVNFNKALDNLNKIEGTKYDIGNAYLEMGKAYYNLAMEDKSAKAKNLNHSLKYSNKAINTFNEIKTFDKINECNFELYKAYKETGNYKLALEYHEKYLKIKETVLTYENNVKLGELKTKREFELKDKKIEIQNLKIKSESRKIYLLISIIITILILFSVFLWLYLSKRSRNKLLLEKNMEISNANKQKDRFFSIIAHDLRGPFIGFLGLTELLASEIDTMDKEEIQFMAANLKSSAQNLETLLENLLEWSSMEQGLIPFTPIKNNLHQITEECISILQAAAAKKELQIQDKLTDDTTVFADNYMLHAIIRNILSNAVKFTPKGGIISIQSKKDSKNTIFSITDSGIGMNAKMIENIFKLDVKTNRKGTENELSSGLGLILCKEFVEKHGGKIWVESEENKGTTFYCSFPFAE